In Eubacteriales bacterium mix99, the DNA window GGATCCATGCCCAGGTTCTTTAAAATGACATTGATCGGTCCGGCGGAGGGCGATAAAAATTGTATAAACAATCCGCCAAGGACAACCCAGGAAACAAAATGCGGTAAATAACTGATGGTCTGCACCGTCTTTTTGAACTTTTGCTGCCGTATTTCATTCAGAAACAGAGCAAACAAAATCGGGGCAGGAAATCCGGTAAGAAGTTTGTAAACACTGATAATCAGGGTGTTGCGGAATACCTCTCCGAAACTTTTAATGGAAAAGAGCATCCTGAAATTTTCCAGGCCCACCCAGGGGCTTTTAAAGATCCCCAATCGGAACTTATAGTCTTTGAATGCTATGATCACACCGGGCATCGGTCCATAACAAAAGATAGCGAAAAAAAGGATAGCCGGCAACAGCAATAATACAAGATAACGGTTTTTCCAATAATTATATAATATACCGGACTTCTTTTCCGGAGCAGGGGAAGGCTTCACCAGATCTGTTGAGGATTGATGACCAGCTTCCCGCGCTGCTATATTGGAATTTTGTGTCATGGGTAACCCCCTCCATTTTAGTAACTTAAATGAAATTGTTGATCGGATACGGTATTTAGAGAATAACAGAATGCTCCGTGAAGAACAATAGAAATATTCTACGATCATAGAAGATTTTTAATATTACCGCAAATGACCTCCGAAATAATCATCTTGCGTTCCAAAAA includes these proteins:
- a CDS encoding ABC transporter permease subunit yields the protein MTQNSNIAAREAGHQSSTDLVKPSPAPEKKSGILYNYWKNRYLVLLLLPAILFFAIFCYGPMPGVIIAFKDYKFRLGIFKSPWVGLENFRMLFSIKSFGEVFRNTLIISVYKLLTGFPAPILFALFLNEIRQQKFKKTVQTISYLPHFVSWVVLGGLFIQFLSPSAGPINVILKNLGMDPIFFLGDPKWFRSVLVVTSMWKGFGWGSIVYLASITSISPQLYDAADIDGAGRFRKMWSITLPEMVPVITIMLIFSVGGIVGDDFDQIFNLYNKAVYSVGDVLGTYIYRVGLVDMKYSFSAAVGLFRNVISFALVFLANFAANRVNEYGIW